Proteins encoded within one genomic window of Candidatus Zixiibacteriota bacterium:
- a CDS encoding VRR-NUC domain-containing protein, which translates to MNTEAKLEQKCRKLAIDAGWLSYKFESEGGLPDRIFIKDGRIIFVEFKAPKTGRLSKLQQVQIKRMINAGAIVHVCDNVESFLRIIEL; encoded by the coding sequence ATGAACACAGAAGCGAAGTTGGAACAGAAGTGTCGAAAGTTAGCTATTGACGCTGGTTGGTTGTCTTATAAATTTGAGAGTGAAGGAGGACTCCCCGATCGGATATTTATCAAAGACGGGCGAATTATCTTTGTTGAATTTAAGGCTCCAAAGACTGGCAGACTCAGTAAATTGCAGCAGGTTCAGATCAAAAGAATGATCAACGCTGGTGCAATTGTTCATGTCTGCGATAACGTTGAATCTTTTTTGAGGATTATTGAGTTATGA